A section of the Mangifera indica cultivar Alphonso chromosome 12, CATAS_Mindica_2.1, whole genome shotgun sequence genome encodes:
- the LOC123193164 gene encoding uncharacterized protein LOC123193164 yields MEQGAEKSLIEVERCGVSEMGGSDTVSRVRRLLFRRMLVGIKDGRFFLGTFHCMDKQGNIILQDTVEYRSTRHSSPSPMEQRCLGLILIPSSCRTSCHIDCSIDEKLSLLKVN; encoded by the coding sequence ATGGAACAAGGAGCAGAGAAATCCTTAATTGAAGTGGAGAGGTGTGGTGTATCTGAGATGGGTGGTTCAGATACTGTAAGTCGAGTGAGGAGGCTACTTTTTCGGCGAATGTTGGTAGGAATTAAAGATGGGCGCTTTTTCTTGGGCACCTTCCACTGCATGGACAAGCAAGGGAATATTATTCTCCAAGATACAGTAGAGTATCGTAGCACCAGGCACTCCTCTCCTTCTCCAATGGAACAACGGTGCCTTGGTCTCATTCTCATACCTTCATCATGTAGAACCTCGTGTCATATAGATTGCTCCATTGATGAGAAATTGTCTCTGCTAAAAGTTAACTAA
- the LOC123193163 gene encoding protease Do-like 5, chloroplastic codes for MGMTVASLQTLPCLSPLITSDTITKNESLIFTRRALLFGTSFLAAPFSSSPSFLSAIALQPQPQDELEQQENRIVDLFQGASPSVVFIQDFELAKTPKNSSAQVMPVDETAKVEGTGSGFIWDKFGHIVTNYHVVAKLATDNTGLQRCKVLLVDAKGNRLIREGKIIGSDPAYDLAVLKVNVEGYELKPVVLGTSRDLRVGQSCFAIGNPYGFEDTLTTGVVSGLGREIPSPNGGAIRGVIQTDASINAGNSGGPLIDSYGHVIGVNTATFTRKGTGVSSGVNFAIPIDTVVRTVPYLIVYGTPYSDRF; via the exons ATGGGAATGACAGTGGCTAGTCTGCAAACACTTCCATGTCTTTCTCCACTTATAACATCAGACActattacaaaaaatgaaagcCTTATTTTTACAAGAAGAGCTCTACTCTTTGGTACCAGTTTTTTGGCGGCTCCTTTCTCATCTTCACCTTCATTTTTGTCTGCTATTGCCCTGCAACCACAGCCTCAGGATGAGCTTGAGCAGCAAGAAAATAGAATAGTCGATCTCTTCCAG GGAGCTTCTCCATCGGTCGTTTTCATTCAAGACTTTGAATTGGCTAAAACCCCAAAGAATTCTTCTGCTCAAGTCATGCCTGTCGATGAAACTGCTAAGGTTGAAGGCACAGGGTCCGGTTTCATCTGGGATAAATTTGGTCACATT GTTACTAATTACCATGTTGTAGCTAAGTTAGCCACTGATAACACTGGATTACAGCGTTGTAAG GTTCTACTTGTTGATGCTAAAGGCAATAGACTTATCAGGGAAGGAAAGATTATTGGTTCTGATCCAGCTTATGATTTAGCTGTTCTCAAG GTTAATGTTGAAGGATATGAATTAAAGCCTGTTGTTCTCGGTACATCTCGTGATTTACGTGTAGGTCAGAGCTGCTTTGCTATCGGAAATCCTTACGGATTTGAAGACACACTCACAACAGGG GTGGTCAGTGGACTAGGAAGAGAGATACCCTCACCAAACGGAGGAGCCATTAGAGGAGTCATTCAAACAGATGCTTCTATTAATGCAG GGAATTCAGGGGGGCCACTGATTGATTCATATGGGCATGTTATTGGTGTTAACACAGCAACTTTCACCCGCAAAG GAACAGGAGTATCCTCTGGTGTGAACTTTGCTATTCCAATAGACACTGTGGTTCGAACCGTTCCGTACCTTATTGTGTATGGAACACCCTACAGCGACAGGTTTTAA